Proteins from a single region of Oreochromis niloticus isolate F11D_XX linkage group LG7, O_niloticus_UMD_NMBU, whole genome shotgun sequence:
- the drd4a gene encoding dopamine receptor D4a isoform X2, with translation MSPLAQLLWLGRDQTDSAQMVANLSAAQEAGTAAAARHNLPALVFGVLLIVVIICGNLMVCLSVFVEKALKTTTNYFIVSLAVADLMLAVLVLPLFVYSEFQDGVWTLNTTICDALMTMDVMLCTASIFNLCAISIDRFIAVSIPLNYNRKHVDLRQVVLLSATWILALAVASPVIFGINNVPGRDPSECKLENDDYVLYSSVCSFFIPCPIMLLLYCGMFRGLRRWEEARKAKLKDSIQACRKLQEATATLPPLASLPPLLPPIIERDPADTLDEASTLQSPDLPPNSTENKDGPVPAVSFAEIKFNHDPRRRKRAKINSRERKAMKVLPVVVDSH, from the exons ATGAGCCCGTTGGCCCAGCTGCTGTGGCTCGGACGGGATCAGACCGACTCAGCGCAGATGGTGGCAAACCTGAGCGCAGCGCAGGAGGCGGGGACGGCGGCCGCGGCACGACACAACCTGCCGGCCCTGGTTTTCGGGGTGCTGCTGATCGTCGTCATCATCTGCGGCAACCTGATGGTGTGTCTGAGCGTGTTCGTCGAAAAGGCATTGAAGACCACCACCAACTACTTCATCGTGAGTCTGGCAGTGGCGGATCTGATGTTGGCGGTGCTCGTGCTGCCGCTCTTCGTCTATTCGGAG TTCCAGGATGGTGTATGGACCCTCAACACTACCATCTGTGATGCTCTCATGACGATGGATGTTATGTTGTGTACTGCCTCCATCTTCAATCTCTGCGCTATCAGCATTGACAG GTTCATCGCTGTGTCAATCCCGCTCAACTACAACAGGAAGCATGTGGACCTACGGCAGGTTGTTTTGCTGTCAGCCACCTGGATCCTGGCCTTGGCTGTAGCCTCGCCAGTCATCTTCGGCATCAACAATGTCCCAGGCCGCGACCCCAGCGAATGTAAACTAGAGAATGATGACTATGTTCTGTATTCTTCCGTCTGCTCCTTCTTCATCCCCTGCCCCATCATGCTGCTGCTGTACTGTGGCATGTTCCGCGGCCTGCGACGGTGGGAGGAGGCGCGTAAAGCCAAGCTGAAGGACAGCATCCAGGCGTGCCGCAAGCTGCAGGAGGCCACAGCCACATTGCCTCCTCTGGCTTCGCTGCCACCTCTGCTGCCTCCCATTATAGAGCGAGACCCAGCAGATACTCTCGATGAAGCATCCACCTTGCAGTCCCCAGACCTGCCCCCGAACTCAACAGAGAACAAAGACGGCCCTGTGCCAGCGGTCAGTTTTGCAGAGATTAAGTTCAACCACGACCCGCGCAGAAGAAAAAGAGCCAAGATCAACAGCCGCGAGAGGAAGGCTATGAAGGTGCTTCCTGTCGTTGTGG
- the LOC100698595 gene encoding cytosolic 5'-nucleotidase 1B: protein MVSTDQRTDMREKEADCPVVVAVTSHAVFESGGAEDPDGLYAGGIAFPLLQALQKVNERLLKENPAESLLFDVILITTESQQQQQNSRITESIRHHGLKVSRFCFSNEEDFIENLLNNNVHLFLTTNRNEALQGSQKGVLSVLLDEHTASCPTEQLRVLFCGDAVVQSEAGSAVASKQAAQSFSTQLGKMRGRFGPFDSPISIALVTSRGGRESCGDALRTLRSLGVNADEAYCLAGVPRGPIKRLLQPHFLLSECFKQ from the exons ATGGTCTCCACAGACCAGAGGACCGACATGAGAGAG AAAGAGGCTGACTGCCCAGTGGTTGTTGCAGTGACGTCCCATGCAGTGTTTGAATCAGGAGGAGCTGAGGACCCTGATGGCTTGTATGCTGGGGGCATAGCTTTTCCTCTGCTGCAG GCACTACAGAAGGTGAATGAACGTCTGCTGAAGGAAAATCCCGCCGAGTCGCTTTTGTTTGATGTCATTCTGATCACCACtgagagccagcagcagcagcagaactcCCGCATCACAGAGAGCATCAGACATCATG GTCTCAAGGTCAGCAGGTTCTGTTTTTCCAACGAGGAGGATTTTATTGAGAATCTGCTGAACAATAACGTGCACCTCTTTCTGACAACGAACAGAAACGAGGCATTGCAGGGTTCACAGAAAG GTgttctctctgtgctgctggatgAGCACACAGCTTCCTGTCCAACAGAGCAGCTCAGAGTTTTATTCTGCGGGGACGCCGTGGTCCAGTCGGAAGCTGGATCAGCAGTGGCAAGCAAACAAGCTGCTCAG AGCTTCTCGACTCAGCTTGGCAAGATGCGGGGGAGGTTTGGTCCATTTGACAGCCCCATCAGCATTGCCCTGGTGACATCGCGGGGAGGCAGGGAAAGCTGCGGGGATGCTCTGCGGACGCTACGCTCCCTCGGCGTGAATGCTGATGAAGCATACTGCCTGGCTGGGGTCCCACGTGGTCCCATTAAGCGCCTCCTCCAACCTCACTTCCTGCTCAGCGAGTGTTTTAAGCAGTAA